Proteins encoded in a region of the Malaciobacter mytili LMG 24559 genome:
- a CDS encoding TIGR03915 family putative DNA repair protein has product MILVYDKSFEGFLTLVYDVYYEKINVNTILKQLPSQLLLEEYKQIITNEEKALKVLNALKTRFPKNSFQTILNIFMCDTIEFELNLLYFIILGFKDIKELSNINNSFVFYIQNLEKELFRVNHKMTGFLRFEELEDKTLYAKLENKFNLVYFLGKHFSKRLNNQNFIIHDINRKIAFIRKEKKNFMENIVSFEEPILSKEEERFKKLWNSFFSAVSIESRKNEKCQKNLVPLLYRTYMTEFQN; this is encoded by the coding sequence ATGATACTTGTTTATGATAAAAGCTTTGAAGGTTTTTTAACTTTAGTTTATGATGTATATTATGAAAAAATCAATGTAAATACTATTTTAAAACAGTTACCTTCACAACTTCTTTTAGAAGAGTATAAACAAATAATAACAAATGAAGAAAAAGCTTTAAAAGTATTAAATGCCTTAAAAACTAGGTTTCCAAAAAATAGTTTTCAAACAATTTTAAATATTTTTATGTGTGATACAATAGAGTTTGAATTAAATCTTTTATATTTTATAATCTTAGGTTTTAAAGATATAAAAGAGTTATCAAATATAAATAATAGCTTTGTTTTTTATATTCAAAATCTAGAAAAAGAGTTATTTCGAGTAAATCATAAAATGACAGGATTTTTAAGGTTTGAAGAGTTAGAAGATAAAACTTTATATGCAAAACTAGAAAATAAATTTAATTTAGTTTATTTTTTAGGTAAGCATTTTAGTAAAAGGCTAAATAATCAAAATTTTATTATCCATGATATAAATAGAAAAATAGCCTTTATAAGAAAAGAAAAGAAAAACTTTATGGAAAATATTGTTTCTTTTGAAGAGCCAATTTTATCAAAAGAAGAAGAAAGATTTAAAAAACTTTGGAATAGCTTTTTTAGTGCAGTAAGTATTGAATCAAGGAAAAATGAAAAATGCCAAAAAAACCTTGTTCCTCTTTTATATAGAACTTATATGACAGAGTTTCAAAATTGA
- a CDS encoding beta/alpha barrel domain-containing protein — MFNLNDNELLQYINEDLPYFDLTTYIQEVCLKEVTLEIYTREDIVVACSEEAVRIATLLNCEVIFFVKSKEKIKKDEVIIKLKGEYNDIQKALKLCQVLLEYCCKIATYTNLMVEKIKQVNKECELLTTRKTFPFAKKACIKAILAGNATPHRLGLSESILFFDYHRKAYKNNEEFYKEIKNFKQKVPEKKIIIESNNLEDCKKLMKNEVDVIQLDKVKLEIIKEIVEYKDLHYPKIKLLVAGGINLNNIQEYAKFNINGIVTSSMYSCGMANLGCNLKS, encoded by the coding sequence ATGTTTAATTTAAATGATAATGAGCTTTTACAATATATTAATGAAGACCTACCCTATTTTGATTTAACCACTTATATACAAGAGGTTTGTTTAAAAGAAGTAACTTTAGAAATCTATACTAGAGAAGATATTGTTGTAGCTTGTAGTGAAGAAGCAGTAAGAATAGCCACTTTACTTAATTGTGAGGTTATATTTTTTGTAAAAAGTAAAGAAAAAATAAAAAAAGATGAAGTTATTATAAAACTTAAAGGTGAATACAATGATATTCAAAAAGCTTTAAAATTATGTCAAGTTTTATTGGAATATTGTTGTAAAATAGCCACTTATACTAATTTAATGGTAGAAAAAATTAAACAAGTAAATAAAGAATGTGAACTTTTAACTACTAGAAAAACTTTTCCTTTTGCAAAAAAAGCTTGTATTAAAGCTATCTTAGCAGGAAATGCTACACCTCATAGGCTTGGACTTAGTGAAAGTATTTTATTTTTTGATTATCATAGAAAAGCATATAAAAATAATGAAGAGTTTTATAAAGAAATTAAAAATTTTAAACAAAAAGTCCCTGAAAAGAAAATAATTATTGAATCAAATAATTTAGAGGATTGTAAAAAACTAATGAAAAATGAAGTTGATGTAATACAGTTAGATAAAGTAAAACTTGAAATTATAAAAGAAATAGTAGAATATAAAGATTTACATTACCCAAAAATAAAACTATTAGTTGCGGGTGGAATAAACCTAAATAATATTCAAGAATATGCAAAATTTAATATAAATGGTATTGTTACAAGTAGTATGTACTCTTGTGGAATGGCTAATCTTGGTTGCAATTTAAAAAGTTAG
- a CDS encoding cryptochrome/photolyase family protein codes for MEIFILYPNQLFQNISKLKDKTVLLIEEPLFFTQYTFHIQKLVLHRASMKFYEDYLQKNSIKVLYFEDETYLNKYKNEKIFIYELFDNYLEKKIYKNFKNITILKNPNFINAQDKSKLLHNFYINRRKELNIFIKEGKPLYGKYSFDSENRKKLPKNIFIPATLSYENRFINEAKQYCKKFNSQGKIETFNYPVTFQEASLQLEYFIKDKFHNFGNYQDAITKNTNLIYLFHSNLSSSLNIGLLNLNDVIRKVIEASAPYNAKEGFIRQLIGWREFMLRVYEDEGIKLRNSNFFNFKNSMPKAILQANSGITILDDIIKKVNNTAYAHHIERLMVLGNIFVLLEINPNEVYKYFMQNFIDAYDWVMVGNVYAMSGYCDGGSITTKPYICSSNYLLKMSDYKKDNWCEILDALYWRFLAKYQHLFINNPRMKMQLAILNKMPKEKLEKHINIANTYIKNLYCNL; via the coding sequence ATGGAAATTTTTATACTTTATCCAAATCAACTTTTTCAAAATATTAGTAAATTAAAAGATAAAACTGTTCTTCTTATAGAGGAGCCTTTGTTTTTTACTCAATATACTTTTCATATTCAAAAATTAGTTCTTCATAGAGCTAGTATGAAATTTTATGAAGATTATTTACAAAAAAATTCTATAAAAGTTTTATATTTTGAAGATGAAACTTATTTAAATAAATATAAAAATGAAAAAATATTTATATATGAGCTTTTTGATAATTATTTAGAAAAAAAAATATATAAAAATTTTAAAAATATAACTATATTAAAAAATCCCAATTTTATTAATGCTCAAGATAAAAGCAAGCTATTACATAATTTTTATATAAATAGAAGAAAAGAGTTAAATATTTTTATAAAGGAGGGAAAACCTTTATATGGGAAATATAGTTTTGATAGCGAAAATAGAAAAAAACTGCCTAAAAATATCTTTATTCCAGCAACCTTATCCTATGAAAATAGATTTATTAATGAAGCAAAACAATATTGCAAGAAGTTTAATTCACAAGGAAAAATAGAGACTTTTAACTATCCTGTAACCTTTCAAGAAGCCTCTTTACAATTGGAATATTTTATTAAAGATAAATTTCATAACTTTGGTAATTATCAAGATGCAATTACTAAAAATACTAATCTTATTTATTTATTTCACTCAAACCTTTCTAGTAGTTTAAATATTGGCCTTTTAAATTTAAATGATGTTATAAGAAAAGTTATTGAAGCTTCAGCTCCATATAATGCTAAAGAAGGCTTTATAAGACAACTTATTGGTTGGAGAGAATTTATGCTTAGAGTTTATGAAGATGAAGGAATTAAACTTAGAAACTCTAATTTTTTTAATTTTAAAAACTCTATGCCAAAAGCAATTTTACAAGCCAATAGTGGTATTACAATACTAGATGATATTATAAAAAAAGTAAATAATACTGCTTATGCTCATCATATTGAAAGACTAATGGTTTTAGGAAATATTTTTGTACTTTTAGAAATAAATCCAAATGAAGTTTATAAATACTTTATGCAAAATTTTATAGATGCCTATGATTGGGTAATGGTTGGAAATGTATATGCAATGAGTGGATATTGTGATGGAGGAAGTATTACTACAAAACCTTATATTTGCAGTTCAAATTATCTTCTAAAAATGAGTGATTATAAAAAAGATAATTGGTGTGAAATTTTAGATGCTTTATATTGGAGATTTTTAGCTAAATATCAGCACTTATTTATTAATAATCCTAGAATGAAAATGCAATTAGCCATTTTAAATAAAATGCCAAAAGAAAAATTAGAAAAACATATAAATATTGCAAATACCTATATAAAAAATCTATATTGCAATTTGTAA
- a CDS encoding ABC1 kinase family protein, translated as MKLFNTLNLYSVKRIYKVFRFLLTIYLVIKKKKNFLGLKPLSPKALKNTIIDLGASFIKLAQVLATRADFFNEEYLIELKQLHDKLPGMSQEDFDKVFKRAFKSHDFHSFDKVPIASASIGQVHIAYLNSKEKVAVKLRREGIKKRVLADIRIINLFNFLFKPLFSYYTKNSIEAVISEFSSMIIQEVSLNVELQNLIKFSNTYKDLQIKFPKPYIKYCSDDALVMSFEEGFRFDDKESILKNKIDFNKIISTLVDFYTTQMLVKGYFHADPHPGNLLVTTDAQIILLDFGMVKSVPNNTRIAIIELIKAANEQDYELYISASKRLGTIAYEAPTIQLAEFTSKMFEIFSNNNLNSESMQKLAFEVLESTRNLPFKLPSDAIYILRVSAIIEGLGTTYIENFNGIKDILPILQKNLPKALGAKESIIETIIEELKDIPFTIKDFKSTLKQASEGELKVEVNKMQLEYLKKEIKEYLSSYFSSLIMILSSIFILLINKDYQEISITLFILAIVKLLFK; from the coding sequence ATAAAACTTTTTAATACTTTAAATCTTTATTCTGTAAAAAGAATTTATAAAGTTTTTAGATTTTTATTAACTATCTACCTAGTTATTAAAAAGAAAAAAAACTTTTTAGGACTAAAACCTCTTTCTCCTAAAGCTTTAAAAAATACTATAATTGATTTAGGTGCAAGTTTTATTAAGTTAGCTCAAGTTTTAGCAACAAGAGCTGATTTTTTCAATGAAGAATATTTAATTGAATTAAAACAATTACATGACAAATTACCTGGTATGTCACAAGAAGACTTTGATAAAGTATTTAAAAGAGCTTTTAAATCCCATGATTTTCACTCTTTTGATAAAGTGCCTATAGCTTCTGCTTCAATCGGTCAAGTTCATATTGCATATTTAAATTCAAAAGAAAAAGTTGCAGTTAAACTTAGAAGAGAAGGAATAAAAAAAAGAGTTCTTGCAGATATTAGAATTATTAATTTATTTAATTTTTTATTTAAACCTCTTTTTTCATATTATACAAAAAATTCAATTGAAGCAGTTATTTCAGAATTTTCATCTATGATTATTCAAGAAGTTAGTTTAAATGTTGAACTACAAAATTTAATAAAATTCTCAAATACTTATAAAGATTTACAAATAAAATTCCCAAAGCCGTATATTAAATATTGTAGTGATGATGCTTTAGTTATGAGTTTTGAAGAGGGATTTAGATTTGATGATAAAGAATCTATACTAAAAAATAAAATTGATTTTAATAAAATTATCTCAACTTTAGTAGATTTTTATACTACTCAAATGCTAGTTAAAGGTTATTTTCATGCTGATCCACATCCTGGAAATTTACTTGTAACTACTGATGCACAAATTATATTATTGGATTTTGGTATGGTAAAAAGTGTGCCAAATAATACGAGAATAGCAATAATTGAACTTATAAAAGCAGCAAATGAACAAGATTACGAATTATATATAAGTGCAAGTAAAAGATTAGGAACTATTGCTTATGAAGCACCTACTATACAGCTTGCTGAATTTACAAGTAAAATGTTTGAAATTTTTTCAAATAACAATTTGAATAGTGAATCAATGCAAAAACTTGCTTTTGAAGTCCTTGAAAGCACAAGAAACTTACCATTTAAATTGCCAAGTGATGCTATTTATATTTTAAGAGTAAGTGCGATTATAGAAGGTTTAGGTACTACTTATATAGAAAATTTTAATGGCATCAAAGATATTTTACCAATTTTACAAAAAAATCTTCCCAAAGCATTAGGTGCAAAAGAATCTATAATTGAAACAATAATTGAAGAATTAAAAGATATTCCTTTTACAATTAAAGATTTTAAATCTACTTTAAAACAAGCTAGTGAAGGAGAATTAAAAGTTGAAGTAAATAAAATGCAACTTGAATATCTAAAAAAAGAAATTAAAGAGTATTTAAGTAGTTATTTTTCATCTTTAATTATGATTTTATCTTCAATTTTTATACTTTTAATAAATAAAGATTATCAAGAAATTTCAATTACTTTATTTATTTTGGCTATTGTAAAACTTTTATTTAAATAA
- a CDS encoding response regulator, producing MQNCKKDSILVVDDSSFILKLISKVLDDKYTVYLANCINTALKHLEEHEPDLILLDIVMPQSGFSLCKIMQENKKWKKIPVIFLTSLSDVSVEVKGLSLGAVDFITKPFNPILLKQRIKNHLKLKNRRKKLEYMVQERTEEILKVQEAVILAMGLLGESRDNETGAHIKRTSLYVSFLLDEYLTLYPNPLFTEDKKRLLVQSVSLHDIGKVAIADSILLKTTSLTKEEFNIMKSHTSYGGRIIKKVEEFLGPSSFLTFAYEIAMYHHEYYDGSGYFGLKKEQIPFSARMTTIADIYDALTTKRTYKEAYSHKQAVEIMCSDGDRTSYKQFDPVLFDIFRFNHYKFNEIRNSLK from the coding sequence GTGCAAAATTGTAAAAAAGATTCTATTTTGGTAGTTGATGATTCTTCTTTTATTTTAAAATTGATTAGTAAAGTTTTAGATGATAAATATACAGTTTATTTAGCAAATTGTATAAACACAGCTTTAAAGCATTTAGAAGAACATGAGCCTGATTTAATTCTTTTAGATATTGTAATGCCTCAAAGTGGCTTTTCTTTATGCAAAATAATGCAAGAAAACAAAAAATGGAAAAAAATTCCTGTGATTTTTTTAACTTCACTTTCAGATGTATCTGTGGAAGTAAAAGGTTTATCTTTAGGTGCAGTTGATTTTATAACTAAACCTTTTAACCCAATACTTTTAAAACAAAGAATTAAAAACCATCTAAAACTTAAAAATCGTAGAAAGAAGCTAGAATATATGGTTCAAGAAAGAACTGAAGAAATTCTAAAAGTTCAAGAAGCTGTAATTTTAGCAATGGGATTATTAGGAGAAAGTAGAGATAATGAAACAGGAGCTCATATTAAAAGAACTTCTTTATATGTCTCTTTTTTACTAGATGAGTATTTAACTTTATATCCAAATCCTTTATTTACAGAAGATAAAAAAAGATTATTGGTTCAATCGGTCTCTTTACATGATATTGGTAAAGTTGCAATTGCAGATTCCATACTATTAAAAACTACTAGTTTAACAAAAGAAGAGTTTAATATAATGAAAAGTCATACTTCTTATGGAGGGCGTATAATAAAAAAGGTTGAGGAATTTCTAGGGCCTAGTTCATTTTTAACATTTGCATATGAAATTGCAATGTACCATCATGAATATTATGATGGTTCTGGCTATTTTGGTTTAAAAAAAGAGCAAATTCCTTTTAGTGCTAGAATGACAACTATTGCAGATATATATGATGCTTTAACTACTAAAAGAACTTATAAAGAGGCTTATTCCCATAAACAAGCAGTAGAAATAATGTGTAGTGATGGTGATAGAACTTCTTATAAGCAGTTTGATCCTGTATTATTTGATATTTTTAGATTTAATCATTATAAATTTAATGAAATTCGAAATTCTTTAAAATAA
- a CDS encoding TIGR03643 family protein encodes MYLKKMKKSNKKKELDPNMKEYDLNRLIQMAWQDRTTFDAIYLQYGLTENQVKNKMRELISKKAYNRWRKRVQNKATKHKLKLYHKPTRFQGPW; translated from the coding sequence ATGTATTTAAAAAAAATGAAAAAATCAAATAAGAAAAAAGAACTTGACCCAAATATGAAAGAGTATGATTTAAACCGCTTAATACAAATGGCTTGGCAAGATAGAACAACTTTTGATGCAATTTATTTACAATATGGTTTAACAGAAAATCAAGTAAAAAATAAAATGAGAGAACTAATAAGTAAAAAAGCTTATAATAGATGGAGAAAAAGAGTACAAAATAAAGCTACTAAGCATAAATTGAAACTTTATCATAAACCTACAAGATTCCAAGGTCCTTGGTGA
- a CDS encoding putative DNA modification/repair radical SAM protein, which translates to MKKDIYEKMQILADSAKYDVSCSSSGSENNYKTGQLGATHNSGICHTFTADGRCVSLLKVLLTNFCIYDCAYCINRKSNDIKRAAFSPRQLADITINFYKRNYIEGLFLSSGIIENEDHTMLLILRTLKILRQEYFFNGYIHVKLIPGADERLIEQVVNLANRVSSNIELPSDKSLKLLAPNKSKEKVLQPLKYARDISLQKDIKPIGMSTQLIVGATPESDKDILKLSSVLYDKALLKRVYYSAYIPVNDDKNLPSLINKPPLLREHRLYQADWLLRFYDFKYDEIVNDEFPNLDEEVDPKTFWALQNLQYFPMEINKVSKEELLRIPGIGVRGVFKILKARKFKSLDFEDLKKLKISLKKAQYFITCKGKYHSKIAFYKDNIKQAIIQPPKKKIIQPSLFDMDYSTIIGEI; encoded by the coding sequence ATGAAAAAAGATATATATGAAAAGATGCAAATACTTGCTGATAGTGCAAAATATGATGTTTCATGCAGTTCTAGTGGAAGTGAGAACAACTATAAAACTGGACAACTAGGAGCAACACACAATAGTGGTATATGTCATACTTTTACAGCTGATGGAAGATGTGTTTCACTTTTAAAAGTTTTACTTACAAACTTTTGTATATATGATTGTGCTTATTGTATTAATAGAAAAAGCAATGATATAAAAAGAGCTGCATTTTCCCCTAGGCAACTTGCAGATATTACTATAAATTTTTATAAAAGAAATTATATTGAAGGTCTTTTTTTAAGTTCTGGAATTATAGAAAATGAAGACCATACTATGCTTTTAATATTAAGAACTTTAAAAATATTAAGACAAGAATATTTTTTCAATGGATATATTCATGTAAAACTAATCCCTGGAGCTGATGAAAGATTAATAGAACAAGTGGTTAATTTAGCTAATCGAGTAAGTTCAAATATAGAATTACCAAGTGATAAATCCCTAAAACTTTTAGCACCAAATAAAAGTAAAGAAAAGGTTTTACAACCTTTAAAGTATGCAAGAGATATAAGTTTGCAAAAAGATATTAAACCAATAGGTATGAGTACACAGCTAATAGTTGGGGCAACTCCTGAAAGTGATAAAGATATTTTAAAACTAAGTTCTGTTTTATATGACAAAGCTTTATTAAAAAGAGTTTATTATAGTGCTTATATTCCTGTAAATGATGATAAAAATCTTCCCTCTCTTATAAATAAACCACCTCTTTTAAGAGAACATAGATTATATCAAGCTGATTGGCTACTTAGATTTTATGATTTTAAATATGATGAAATTGTAAATGATGAGTTTCCTAACCTTGATGAAGAAGTTGATCCAAAAACTTTTTGGGCTTTACAGAATTTACAATACTTTCCAATGGAGATAAATAAAGTGAGTAAAGAAGAACTTTTAAGAATTCCAGGTATTGGAGTACGGGGTGTTTTTAAAATATTAAAGGCAAGAAAATTTAAAAGTTTAGACTTTGAAGATTTAAAAAAACTAAAAATTTCTCTTAAAAAAGCTCAATATTTTATAACTTGTAAAGGGAAATATCATAGCAAAATTGCTTTTTATAAAGATAATATTAAACAAGCAATTATTCAACCACCCAAAAAGAAAATAATACAGCCTTCTTTATTTGATATGGATTATAGTACAATAATAGGAGAGATATGA